From a single Fulvivirga ulvae genomic region:
- a CDS encoding DUF4252 domain-containing protein gives MKKLSTILIVVCVALAVSASGQSKTTRAFAEKYDDAFTLFFYNNTLHMLNQEDNKEFEALIKDIDKMKFIRVSKKENNLTDVDFKNMADKYHDEDFEDLMTMSHEGMNINVYIQEEDGVTTGLVLLMSDAESFSILDIIGSVPLNKLANLISKVQDIN, from the coding sequence ATGAAAAAGTTATCAACTATACTCATAGTGGTTTGTGTGGCCCTTGCGGTTTCAGCATCCGGTCAGAGCAAAACTACCAGGGCATTTGCCGAAAAGTACGATGATGCATTTACACTTTTCTTCTACAACAATACTTTGCACATGCTCAATCAGGAAGATAATAAAGAGTTTGAAGCATTGATCAAAGACATAGATAAAATGAAGTTTATCCGTGTGAGTAAGAAAGAAAATAACCTCACGGACGTCGATTTTAAAAACATGGCAGATAAATACCATGACGAAGACTTTGAAGACCTGATGACGATGAGCCATGAGGGTATGAATATCAATGTCTATATTCAGGAAGAAGATGGTGTTACCACAGGACTCGTACTTCTAATGAGCGATGCAGAGAGCTTTTCTATTCTGGACATCATTGGCTCGGTTCCATTGAATAAACTGGCTAATCTCATTTCAAAAGTTCAGGATATCAACTAA
- a CDS encoding OmpA family protein: MRGVKIIITAILFCFSSILCAQSFKDYYKKANRYYKMGDYHRAAINFQKAIRQKPGNAKATYRLGLAYLAGNDKKEALKYIEKVYKLNPRIDSEVEYYLGMAYQYHHRFNDARAAFTRYKERNKKRADVADYKISECNFADSLIRNPLNAEVENMGKNINSRFNDYTPLIYNDGKSMVLTSNRPGSTGGLRLSDGTYYEDIYVSHLVEGIWSMPDKIGEGVNIRFHDAAASISPDGKMLFLYYEKGGGDIYVSKYVDGEWTKPDPLNDHINTFFWETAASITADGKTLYFTSDRAGGMGDLDIYKSELDENGEWGEAVNLGPVINTPHGEDAPYIHPDGKTLYFGSNGHLGMGSHDIFYSEIKDGVFQEPVNMGYPVNTVFNDNYFVITPDRKRAYYASLRPEGEGMADIYSIDMEKALKPKEKPKYEEIVAEEIIAEAETELEDIVATTSPAVPVDVSDEVVKVEEKATVKYYDENLVKMQKDLKVVTILKGKVIDAATAKPLYARLRLMNNETNTMLAELTSDPNTGEFELIIPHGGNYGVSTSKLGYLFNSINFDLPAFHEFQEIDTHIILQKAKVGSKVVLKNIFFDIGKSDLRTESLAELDGIKELLSENALLQVQINGHTDNVGNAVYNKVLSKKRAQAVVDYLIANGVDSGRLSAKGFGEERPLVSNDDEKDGREINRRTEIEITGVGEAAIVSN; the protein is encoded by the coding sequence ATGAGAGGGGTGAAGATCATCATAACGGCCATATTGTTTTGCTTTAGTAGTATTCTTTGTGCACAAAGCTTTAAAGATTATTACAAGAAGGCAAACCGTTATTATAAAATGGGTGATTATCACCGTGCTGCAATAAATTTTCAGAAAGCCATACGACAGAAGCCGGGTAATGCCAAAGCTACATATCGGCTCGGCCTGGCTTACCTGGCCGGAAATGATAAAAAAGAGGCACTCAAATACATTGAGAAGGTTTATAAGCTTAACCCACGCATAGATTCTGAGGTGGAATATTATCTCGGAATGGCTTACCAATATCATCATCGTTTTAATGATGCCAGAGCTGCTTTTACCCGATACAAAGAAAGGAATAAAAAAAGGGCTGATGTGGCCGACTATAAGATCAGCGAGTGCAACTTCGCCGATTCGCTCATTCGCAACCCATTAAATGCGGAAGTTGAAAATATGGGCAAAAATATCAATTCCAGGTTCAATGATTACACCCCTCTAATTTATAATGACGGGAAGTCTATGGTGCTTACATCTAACAGACCCGGATCCACCGGAGGCCTGAGACTTAGTGACGGTACATATTATGAAGATATCTATGTGTCTCACCTGGTAGAAGGCATATGGAGTATGCCCGATAAGATAGGAGAGGGGGTCAATATAAGGTTTCATGATGCTGCTGCATCCATATCACCCGATGGTAAAATGCTGTTTTTATATTATGAAAAAGGAGGAGGGGATATTTATGTGTCAAAATATGTTGACGGTGAATGGACAAAACCAGACCCATTGAATGATCACATTAATACATTTTTCTGGGAAACGGCGGCCTCAATAACGGCTGATGGAAAAACACTTTATTTCACCAGTGACAGAGCCGGTGGAATGGGCGACCTGGATATTTATAAAAGTGAACTCGATGAAAACGGAGAATGGGGAGAGGCTGTAAATTTGGGGCCGGTTATCAATACTCCCCATGGAGAAGATGCCCCTTATATCCACCCTGATGGGAAAACACTCTATTTTGGTTCCAACGGGCACCTGGGAATGGGCAGTCACGATATTTTCTATAGTGAGATCAAAGATGGTGTTTTTCAGGAACCGGTTAATATGGGATACCCGGTCAACACCGTATTTAATGATAACTATTTTGTAATAACCCCTGACCGTAAAAGGGCCTATTATGCATCATTACGGCCCGAGGGTGAGGGTATGGCTGATATTTACTCCATAGATATGGAAAAAGCTCTAAAGCCAAAAGAGAAGCCTAAATACGAAGAGATTGTCGCTGAGGAGATCATAGCGGAGGCAGAAACCGAGTTGGAAGACATTGTAGCCACCACAAGCCCGGCCGTTCCGGTAGATGTTAGCGATGAAGTAGTTAAAGTGGAAGAAAAAGCAACAGTCAAATATTATGATGAAAACCTTGTGAAGATGCAAAAGGATTTGAAGGTTGTAACCATCTTAAAGGGAAAAGTAATTGATGCCGCTACCGCCAAACCATTGTATGCAAGGCTTAGATTGATGAATAACGAGACCAACACTATGCTGGCAGAACTCACCTCTGATCCCAATACCGGGGAATTTGAACTGATCATACCACATGGAGGAAACTATGGAGTATCTACCAGCAAGCTTGGGTACCTTTTCAATTCCATAAATTTTGACTTACCTGCATTCCATGAATTTCAGGAAATAGATACCCACATTATCCTTCAAAAAGCTAAGGTGGGATCAAAAGTGGTGCTTAAAAATATCTTTTTTGATATAGGTAAATCGGATCTGAGAACCGAGTCGCTGGCGGAGCTTGACGGCATCAAAGAGCTACTCTCGGAAAACGCACTTTTGCAGGTACAAATCAATGGACATACGGATAACGTAGGTAACGCAGTGTATAACAAAGTGCTGTCAAAAAAGAGAGCTCAGGCAGTGGTAGACTACCTCATCGCAAATGGAGTTGATTCAGGCAGACTATCAGCCAAAGGTTTTGGAGAAGAGCGTCCTCTCGTATCAAATGATGATGAAAAAGATGGAAGAGAGATCAACAGACGGACAGAAATAGAAATTACCGGCGTAGGTGAAGCAGCTATAGTCAGTAATTAA
- a CDS encoding DUF4252 domain-containing protein produces the protein MKKLIVALVLVGTVSFSWAQSKTVQDFQNKYKDDRDAKVVSLNGSLFELIGSIASYDEGDEDAKTIARIAKGIQSMEILAIPMHKSGFDSKSMDDMRSALKKEKYEELMTVKEGSNRMYFMTQGTDSQVKNMLVIMKEDEEFMVMSINGTLEMKDLAYLAKNHKNWE, from the coding sequence ATGAAAAAGTTAATCGTAGCATTAGTACTTGTTGGTACTGTAAGCTTTAGCTGGGCACAAAGCAAAACAGTACAGGACTTTCAAAACAAATACAAGGATGACCGTGATGCAAAAGTAGTCTCACTTAATGGCAGCCTTTTTGAACTTATAGGTTCCATCGCTTCCTATGATGAGGGGGATGAAGATGCAAAGACCATTGCCAGAATAGCAAAAGGGATTCAATCTATGGAAATATTGGCAATACCCATGCACAAGTCAGGATTTGACAGCAAATCTATGGATGATATGAGGAGTGCACTCAAGAAGGAAAAATACGAAGAACTCATGACTGTAAAAGAAGGTAGCAACCGCATGTATTTCATGACTCAGGGCACTGATTCGCAGGTTAAGAATATGCTGGTAATTATGAAAGAAGATGAGGAGTTTATGGTGATGAGTATTAACGGAACCCTGGAAATGAAAGACCTGGCCTATTTGGCTAAAAATCATAAAAACTGGGAGTAA
- a CDS encoding ABC transporter ATP-binding protein has product MDTVLKIDNLTKHYGRITAVKNLSLEVQRGNVFGILGPNGSGKTTTLGILLDVINKTSGTFSWFGLPPGKEVRKKIGAILETPIFYPYLSAVKNLEIVAEIKGAPIENIDRVLQKVELYERRFDKFRTYSLGMKQRLSIASALLCDPEVMILDEPTNGLDPQGIAEIRELIRQIAKEGKTIILASHLLDEVQKVCTHFCVLKRGTLLYSGSVEDVNKGVESVEVMSDAQDFRGVLEAYSKASKVVEDSGKFVVTLADGTHASDLNAYLFSKGITISHLLTQRKSLEKQFLELLAESDNA; this is encoded by the coding sequence TTGGATACAGTTTTAAAAATAGATAACCTTACCAAGCACTACGGGCGTATAACAGCGGTTAAAAATTTATCTCTTGAGGTACAGCGCGGAAACGTATTTGGCATACTGGGGCCGAACGGTAGCGGAAAGACAACTACACTCGGTATATTATTGGATGTAATCAACAAAACGAGCGGTACCTTCAGTTGGTTTGGACTGCCTCCGGGTAAGGAAGTGAGAAAAAAGATCGGGGCTATCCTGGAAACACCGATATTTTACCCTTATTTGTCGGCAGTGAAAAACCTTGAAATAGTAGCCGAAATCAAAGGTGCCCCAATAGAAAATATCGACAGGGTTCTGCAAAAGGTTGAATTATACGAGAGGCGTTTTGATAAGTTCAGAACCTATTCACTTGGCATGAAACAGCGCTTATCTATAGCTTCTGCGCTGCTATGCGACCCTGAGGTGATGATCCTTGATGAACCTACCAACGGGCTGGACCCTCAGGGTATAGCCGAGATCAGGGAACTGATCAGGCAGATAGCCAAAGAGGGCAAGACAATTATACTGGCCAGTCACCTGTTAGACGAAGTTCAGAAGGTATGTACCCATTTTTGTGTATTAAAACGGGGCACACTTTTATATTCAGGCAGTGTAGAGGATGTAAATAAAGGCGTGGAATCAGTAGAGGTAATGAGTGATGCCCAAGATTTTCGGGGGGTGCTGGAGGCTTATAGCAAAGCCTCAAAAGTGGTAGAAGACAGCGGCAAATTCGTAGTGACCCTGGCAGATGGAACCCATGCATCAGACCTTAACGCTTACCTTTTCAGTAAAGGGATTACAATATCTCACCTTTTGACTCAGAGAAAGAGTCTGGAAAAACAATTCCTGGAACTTTTAGCCGAATCAGATAATGCTTAG
- a CDS encoding DUF2339 domain-containing protein — MPDNQEKIDELLEKLETLLFRQQQFKTEIDQLRSEIYKLKGTHAPKEERPFVAELTSPKPATEPVKAAAEEKKKVSISQAAISKALPNAKSDFEKFIGENLISKIGIAITVFGVAVGAKYAIDNQLISPLTRIILGYLIGGGLLALAFKLKPKYENFSAVLLSGAMAIMYFITFAAYSFYELFPQSVAFVLMVVFTAFTVFAALQYNRPVIAHIGLVGAYAVPFLLSDGSGKAGALFAYIAIINSGILLVAIKKYWKSLYYAAFVLTWLIYSVWYLDRYTQEYFSLAFIFLSIYFIIFYIAFLSYKLIRKEKYGKGDVVLLLLNSFIFYAFGFDTLQSTEVGKHLVGLFSLGNGVIHAMVSYVIYRKQQADKNLFYMAVGLVMVFVTISVPVQLDGNWVTLLWVGEATLLFWIGRSKNVPIYEKLSYPLMALAFVSLLHDWSENYENYYYDDSGVRTAFLWNINFLTSILFAGAFGFITYLNARVPLQENFTDKRGVFKIIRYVIPAIFLITLYNAFQIEIANYWDQLFMDSEVQAEIYQRNFALEFFKSIWVLNYTMLFLSVLSLTNIRKVRNKVLAYINIVFNLFVLLVFLTQGLLALSELREFYIDQSLAEYYSRGPFYIGIRYVSFAFVALLMFSIYSYMKSFFTAADFKRAFYLILHITILWVISSELISGMDLAGSTQSYKLGLSILWGLYAVLLIILGIIKRQKYLRIAAIALFGVTLIKLFLYDLAALDTIGKTIVLVSLGVLLLLISFLYNKYKHVISDEIQN; from the coding sequence ATGCCGGATAACCAGGAAAAAATTGATGAGCTCCTTGAAAAACTGGAAACGCTTTTGTTTCGTCAGCAACAATTCAAGACTGAAATAGATCAATTGCGATCAGAAATATACAAATTGAAAGGAACGCATGCTCCAAAGGAAGAGCGGCCTTTCGTAGCAGAGTTAACATCTCCAAAACCTGCCACTGAACCAGTGAAGGCAGCTGCGGAGGAAAAGAAAAAGGTAAGTATTAGTCAAGCTGCCATAAGCAAGGCTTTGCCCAATGCGAAATCAGATTTTGAGAAATTTATCGGTGAAAACCTGATCAGTAAAATTGGTATAGCCATTACTGTTTTTGGTGTGGCGGTTGGGGCTAAATATGCAATTGATAACCAGCTGATTAGTCCGTTAACCAGGATCATTTTGGGATATCTCATTGGCGGAGGGCTTTTAGCTTTAGCCTTTAAACTAAAACCAAAGTATGAAAACTTTAGCGCTGTATTGCTGAGTGGAGCTATGGCTATTATGTATTTCATCACTTTTGCGGCGTACTCGTTTTATGAGCTCTTCCCTCAATCGGTGGCCTTTGTGCTGATGGTAGTATTTACCGCATTTACTGTATTTGCAGCACTACAGTATAATCGGCCGGTTATTGCACATATTGGTTTGGTGGGCGCATACGCAGTACCCTTTCTGTTAAGCGATGGTTCCGGTAAAGCCGGTGCTTTATTTGCCTACATAGCCATTATCAATTCAGGTATCCTCCTTGTGGCCATTAAGAAATACTGGAAATCACTTTACTATGCCGCATTTGTCCTGACGTGGCTTATTTATAGCGTATGGTACCTGGATAGGTACACTCAGGAATATTTCAGCCTGGCATTTATTTTCCTCAGCATTTATTTTATTATTTTCTATATCGCATTCCTGTCATATAAGCTTATCAGGAAAGAGAAGTATGGAAAAGGTGACGTGGTGCTGCTTCTCCTCAATTCTTTTATATTCTATGCTTTTGGTTTTGATACCTTACAAAGTACTGAGGTAGGCAAGCATTTGGTAGGACTCTTCAGTTTGGGTAATGGCGTAATACATGCTATGGTGAGTTATGTTATTTATCGCAAACAGCAGGCTGATAAGAACCTCTTTTATATGGCAGTAGGGCTGGTTATGGTTTTTGTTACTATTTCGGTACCAGTACAGCTGGACGGAAATTGGGTCACTTTACTGTGGGTAGGTGAGGCTACACTGCTTTTCTGGATAGGCAGAAGCAAAAATGTACCCATCTATGAAAAACTGTCATACCCACTCATGGCGCTGGCGTTTGTCAGCCTGCTTCATGACTGGTCAGAAAATTATGAGAACTACTATTACGATGATTCAGGTGTAAGAACTGCATTTCTATGGAATATTAATTTCCTCACCTCAATATTATTTGCAGGAGCCTTTGGGTTTATAACTTATCTGAACGCCAGAGTACCGTTGCAGGAAAATTTTACAGATAAAAGAGGGGTCTTTAAAATTATTCGTTACGTTATACCGGCGATATTTCTGATTACGCTTTATAACGCTTTTCAGATTGAAATAGCCAACTACTGGGACCAGCTCTTTATGGATTCGGAGGTACAGGCTGAAATCTATCAACGAAATTTTGCTCTGGAGTTTTTTAAAAGCATATGGGTACTTAATTACACCATGCTCTTTCTGTCCGTACTATCATTGACCAATATCAGGAAAGTGAGAAATAAGGTGCTGGCATACATCAACATTGTATTTAACCTTTTCGTGCTGCTAGTATTTTTAACGCAGGGGCTACTTGCCTTAAGTGAGTTAAGGGAGTTTTATATTGATCAGTCACTGGCTGAGTACTATAGCCGCGGACCTTTTTATATTGGGATACGCTATGTAAGCTTTGCATTCGTAGCATTGCTGATGTTCTCCATCTATAGTTATATGAAATCATTCTTTACAGCGGCAGACTTTAAGAGGGCTTTCTATCTTATTTTACATATCACTATACTTTGGGTAATAAGCAGTGAATTGATCAGTGGGATGGATCTGGCAGGCTCTACACAATCGTATAAGTTAGGGTTAAGTATTTTATGGGGACTTTATGCAGTATTGCTTATCATATTAGGTATTATTAAACGGCAAAAGTACTTGCGTATCGCTGCTATTGCCCTTTTTGGAGTTACATTGATTAAACTTTTTCTATACGACCTGGCCGCATTGGATACCATCGGTAAAACCATTGTACTGGTTTCGTTAGGGGTTTTACTGCTCTTAATTTCTTTTCTATATAATAAATACAAACATGTTATTTCCGATGAGATTCAGAATTAG
- a CDS encoding RNA polymerase sigma factor, which translates to MSLEQFKTRVLPVKDKLYRFALRFLKNEDDARDVVQEVLIKVWNKRADMDQLENMEAWCMRITRNVSLDRLKSRHSKYTDPIKEGFDISSGESETPYRTAEMSDMMKNIGSFIEALPEKQRQIIQLRDVEGYSYKEISDILDIDMNQVKVNLFRARKAVKESLLNINAYGLG; encoded by the coding sequence ATGAGTTTGGAACAGTTTAAAACCCGGGTATTACCAGTTAAAGATAAGCTTTACCGCTTTGCACTGAGGTTCCTCAAAAACGAGGATGATGCAAGGGATGTTGTTCAGGAAGTACTGATCAAAGTCTGGAATAAAAGAGCAGACATGGATCAGTTGGAGAACATGGAAGCCTGGTGTATGAGAATAACACGAAATGTTTCTCTTGACAGGCTAAAATCCAGGCACAGTAAATATACTGATCCGATAAAAGAAGGCTTTGACATAAGCAGCGGAGAAAGTGAAACGCCTTACCGTACAGCAGAAATGAGTGATATGATGAAGAACATCGGCAGCTTCATAGAAGCACTACCGGAAAAACAACGTCAGATAATTCAACTGAGAGATGTGGAAGGATATAGTTACAAAGAGATCAGTGATATTCTGGATATAGATATGAATCAGGTGAAAGTAAACCTGTTTAGAGCGCGAAAAGCGGTAAAAGAAAGTTTATTAAATATCAACGCATATGGACTTGGATAG
- a CDS encoding DUF3999 family protein encodes MKNYKYKRALGEVSDTWHKVVLPTDIFGKVSAGLSDLRIYGITTSHDTLEAPYVLRVTDDVYTRQQVQFNLINTVHNSKGYYYTFEVPTSAGINHIELDFQGDNYDRYVNLEGSQDQKEWYVILKESRVLSIKNAQTHYTFNSLSFPVVQYQYLRLFIPENGTVPVLNSARLTEEVFNPGEYVTHNIQNTESTENNEKKQTEIMLDMGGVVPVAQIKIHVSDEFDFYRPVIVEYLYDSIKTPNGWKERYRTAYNGTLSSLENNELKFRSVFTDKVKITIHNFDNNPLHTDSFLVKGNVYELHARFTELATYVLAYGNDRSATPNYDIVNFTNNIPKDLPALAVGEEEIITKGPIDATGPLFVNKAWLWAVMGLIIFVLGWFSIHMIRK; translated from the coding sequence ATGAAAAATTATAAATATAAGCGGGCACTGGGAGAAGTGTCTGATACATGGCACAAAGTGGTATTACCCACTGACATATTCGGAAAAGTATCCGCAGGCTTATCAGACCTGAGAATTTATGGCATCACTACCTCACATGATACGCTTGAGGCACCTTATGTACTTCGCGTAACTGATGATGTTTATACAAGACAACAGGTTCAGTTTAACCTGATTAATACAGTACATAATAGCAAAGGCTACTATTATACTTTTGAAGTACCCACATCTGCAGGCATTAACCATATTGAGTTAGATTTTCAGGGTGATAATTATGACAGATACGTTAACCTGGAGGGTAGTCAGGATCAAAAAGAATGGTATGTAATATTGAAAGAATCCAGAGTTTTGTCGATTAAAAATGCCCAAACACATTATACTTTCAACTCCCTTTCTTTTCCGGTAGTGCAATACCAGTATCTCCGCTTATTTATCCCTGAAAATGGTACGGTGCCAGTGCTGAATTCGGCACGACTTACAGAAGAAGTATTTAACCCCGGAGAGTATGTAACACACAATATTCAAAATACGGAAAGCACAGAGAATAATGAAAAAAAACAGACGGAGATAATGCTGGATATGGGAGGTGTTGTGCCTGTGGCACAGATAAAAATTCATGTTTCTGACGAATTTGATTTTTACAGGCCTGTTATCGTAGAATATCTGTATGACAGCATAAAAACCCCTAACGGCTGGAAAGAACGATACAGGACGGCCTATAACGGCACGCTTAGTTCCCTGGAAAATAATGAGTTGAAATTTCGCAGCGTGTTTACAGATAAAGTAAAAATCACGATCCACAATTTCGATAATAATCCTTTACATACCGATAGTTTTCTAGTGAAAGGAAATGTATATGAGCTACATGCCAGATTTACTGAACTCGCTACCTATGTATTAGCCTATGGTAATGATCGTTCTGCCACCCCGAACTATGACATTGTTAACTTCACCAATAATATTCCGAAAGACCTGCCTGCCCTGGCAGTGGGAGAGGAAGAAATTATAACCAAAGGACCAATAGATGCAACCGGTCCGCTTTTTGTAAATAAGGCCTGGCTTTGGGCAGTTATGGGGCTCATTATTTTTGTTTTGGGATGGTTTTCCATCCATATGATAAGGAAATAA
- a CDS encoding amidohydrolase, translating to MKLNQKILVVYLLSLLSVFSCSRQEGKMIADTIIMGGAIYTMDLDQPKVEAVAVRGDKIIFAGLVKDAEKLKGDSTQVIDLEGRTMTPGFIEGHGHFMGLGYNELNLNLLDVKSYDELVERVKEAVSRARPGQWITGRGWHQSKWTPAPDPLVKGFQTHLKLSAVSPDNPVFLRHASGHAGFANAKAMEMAGVLPMSNESLTASEVEGGEIIRDELGNPTGIFNETAMSLIARHIPQTTPEKDRQALEMAVKACHAHGITSFHDAGVGEEHIALFKEAKEKGTLGVRLYVMLTGWERDLLEEWYIKGPEIDTTDYLLTIRSVKLNCDGALGSRGAWLLKEYTDRPGHFGHETLPMEFVYETSQKALKSGFQVCSHAIGDRANKEILDRYEKAFAENPEAATDHRFRIEHAQHLHPDDIPRFAELGVIPAMQAIHMSSDRPWAIDRLGEKRIREGAYVWQELLKSGARIVNGTDVPVEPINPITCFYASVSRKTLDGSPEGGYEPAQKMTREQALRSYTLDAAYGAFEENIKGSIEYGKLADFTIFSKDIMTVPEEELLKTTVEMTIVGGDVVYRKVDL from the coding sequence ATGAAGTTAAATCAGAAAATATTAGTTGTTTATCTACTTAGCTTATTATCAGTTTTTTCATGCAGCAGGCAGGAGGGAAAGATGATCGCTGATACTATCATCATGGGAGGTGCAATCTATACTATGGATTTAGATCAGCCTAAGGTAGAGGCTGTAGCAGTAAGAGGTGATAAGATCATATTTGCAGGATTAGTTAAGGATGCCGAAAAGCTTAAAGGAGATTCGACACAGGTGATAGATTTGGAGGGAAGGACTATGACGCCAGGTTTTATAGAAGGGCACGGTCATTTTATGGGGCTTGGCTATAATGAGCTTAACCTTAACTTACTTGATGTGAAAAGTTATGATGAGCTTGTTGAGCGCGTTAAAGAGGCCGTGTCCAGGGCGCGTCCGGGGCAGTGGATCACCGGCCGGGGATGGCATCAAAGCAAGTGGACACCTGCTCCAGACCCATTAGTCAAAGGCTTCCAGACTCACCTGAAACTAAGTGCAGTATCTCCGGATAATCCGGTGTTTTTGAGACATGCCAGTGGACATGCCGGTTTTGCCAATGCTAAAGCTATGGAAATGGCTGGTGTATTGCCGATGTCCAATGAGAGTCTCACCGCCAGCGAGGTTGAAGGAGGAGAGATTATCAGAGATGAATTAGGTAATCCCACTGGTATATTTAACGAAACGGCTATGAGTCTAATTGCCCGGCACATACCTCAGACTACGCCTGAAAAAGATCGTCAGGCGCTTGAAATGGCCGTCAAGGCCTGCCATGCTCATGGCATAACCAGCTTTCATGACGCTGGGGTTGGCGAAGAGCATATCGCCTTATTTAAAGAGGCAAAAGAAAAAGGAACGCTTGGAGTAAGGCTGTATGTGATGCTTACAGGCTGGGAGCGAGACCTGCTTGAGGAATGGTACATAAAAGGTCCTGAAATTGATACCACGGATTATCTATTGACTATCAGGTCTGTAAAGTTAAATTGTGATGGGGCCTTAGGATCGCGCGGAGCATGGTTACTTAAAGAGTATACTGACAGGCCCGGCCATTTTGGTCATGAAACGCTGCCTATGGAGTTTGTGTATGAAACTTCTCAAAAAGCATTGAAAAGCGGTTTTCAGGTATGCTCTCATGCCATAGGAGACAGGGCTAATAAAGAAATACTTGACAGGTATGAAAAGGCATTTGCTGAAAACCCGGAAGCAGCCACTGACCACAGGTTCAGGATTGAACACGCACAGCATCTTCACCCTGATGATATTCCCAGGTTTGCAGAACTGGGAGTAATACCGGCCATGCAGGCAATTCATATGTCATCAGACCGTCCCTGGGCAATAGACAGGCTTGGAGAAAAGCGAATCAGGGAAGGAGCGTATGTATGGCAGGAGCTGCTGAAATCAGGAGCCAGAATAGTTAATGGTACTGATGTGCCTGTAGAGCCCATAAATCCTATTACATGCTTTTATGCAAGTGTGAGTAGAAAAACGCTTGACGGTTCACCGGAGGGAGGCTACGAACCTGCGCAAAAAATGACAAGGGAACAAGCACTGAGATCTTATACCCTGGATGCTGCATATGGTGCTTTTGAAGAAAACATCAAAGGTTCAATAGAGTATGGAAAACTGGCAGATTTCACTATTTTTTCAAAGGATATAATGACGGTCCCTGAGGAGGAACTCCTTAAGACTACTGTTGAAATGACAATCGTAGGAGGAGACGTAGTTTACAGGAAAGTTGATTTGTAG
- a CDS encoding DUF4252 domain-containing protein: MKKVIVLIVGMMITVHLNAQDAISKFFSKYESDTDFTHVSVTSRMFGLFTNLEMDSKEDQEVMDAISKLKGLKILAKENTTKGKELYKEAFSLIPKSEYDELMSVRDEDKDMKFMIKEKDGKISELLMVMGGNNEFFILTLFGEIDLKQISKISKAMDIDGLEGLEKLDGNKKDK, from the coding sequence ATGAAAAAGGTAATAGTATTGATCGTCGGCATGATGATCACTGTTCATCTGAATGCGCAGGATGCCATCAGCAAATTTTTTAGCAAATATGAGAGCGATACTGATTTTACGCATGTATCAGTTACCAGTCGTATGTTTGGCTTGTTTACTAATCTGGAGATGGACAGCAAGGAAGATCAGGAGGTGATGGATGCCATTAGCAAACTGAAGGGATTAAAAATACTTGCTAAAGAGAATACCACCAAGGGAAAGGAACTATACAAAGAAGCTTTCTCGCTGATTCCAAAAAGTGAATATGATGAGCTGATGTCCGTAAGAGATGAAGACAAAGACATGAAGTTCATGATCAAAGAAAAAGACGGTAAGATCAGCGAGCTACTTATGGTCATGGGGGGAAATAACGAATTCTTCATCCTGACACTTTTTGGAGAGATTGATCTTAAGCAGATTTCCAAAATTTCAAAGGCGATGGATATTGATGGCCTTGAGGGGCTTGAAAAGTTGGACGGTAATAAAAAGGACAAATAG